In Alteromonas mediterranea DE, a single genomic region encodes these proteins:
- a CDS encoding Rab family GTPase: MIQKKVCILGPTGVGKTSLIKQFVEGIFSEKYKTTIGVKIDKKQVNKEGRGVQLLLWDLEGIDRYCGFNPRYLRGASAYIVVVDQTRSQSLLEGMEILELAKEHYPDIPAFFVVNKTDLPTSWHWSEEELNTYAQKFTSLTKTSAKTGENVENLFSTIAFW, translated from the coding sequence GTGATACAGAAAAAAGTTTGTATTTTAGGACCTACTGGTGTTGGAAAAACAAGCCTAATCAAGCAGTTCGTCGAAGGTATTTTCTCTGAAAAGTACAAGACCACTATTGGTGTAAAAATAGACAAGAAGCAAGTCAATAAAGAGGGACGCGGTGTTCAGCTTCTGCTTTGGGATTTAGAAGGTATCGACAGATACTGTGGTTTCAACCCTCGATACCTTAGAGGGGCCAGCGCCTACATCGTTGTGGTAGACCAGACCCGTTCTCAATCTTTGCTTGAAGGCATGGAAATTTTAGAACTCGCCAAAGAACACTACCCTGACATTCCTGCATTTTTCGTTGTTAATAAAACCGACCTTCCAACAAGTTGGCATTGGAGTGAGGAAGAGCTAAACACTTATGCTCAGAAATTTACTTCGCTTACAAAAACCAGCGCAAAAACCGGTGAAAATGTAGAGAACTTATTTAGTACCATTGCGTTTTGGTAG
- a CDS encoding OmpA family protein: MTDKGAPADLPDNSLDKVRELLIGRDDKFVQEKLNNDAKGFVSSVVSEALFERETKDGSVNKVLVPLVEKSLHRSIEANSEKIVGTLYPLVGTLVRKAVSSFLIEFVERTNALIEHSLSPKSISWRFRAWQSGIKYSEYVASQIYQYQVQQLLVIHRETGTLLHSISSDPDKEKDADLISSMLVAINDFVADAFGVTSTESENELGEIKTEDFTLLIKIGPQALLVAAVTGSVPPEVRGKLQQTLEEFHHFYQQPLVNYDGDNAPFDGCETILADCLVSERKEGEGKKSKRLIGGVVLLAMLFAIVILSFMRLSLTVLKSDLHELVPPPGVILTDTYISNGKVHAKVLRDPAATSINQWFSESDIDLSRVIVSEEPFVSLKSHVILRKLETLVNALHLSETETLSLNAKEDNNAVISGSVFASTAQRFTQRMGRIPGISSIHVDTDALNVKAAHQIDNAVIQKAALNRLVNKISSQTVLFATNQQVLSEVQLAKLESLANEIKQLLSLANKTNTVVSIMVMGASDNSGSSARNRELSQKRAENVVNSLISLGVESDILIPVSLGELPLQNASMGRSVMLNVLISSEL, encoded by the coding sequence ATGACTGACAAGGGAGCACCAGCTGATTTGCCTGACAACTCACTGGATAAAGTCAGAGAGCTGCTTATTGGGCGAGACGACAAGTTTGTTCAAGAGAAGCTTAATAACGATGCAAAGGGCTTTGTAAGTAGTGTTGTTTCAGAAGCATTGTTTGAGCGTGAAACCAAAGATGGCTCAGTGAACAAGGTACTTGTCCCTCTGGTTGAAAAGTCTTTGCACCGCTCCATAGAGGCAAACAGTGAGAAAATTGTAGGCACGCTTTATCCCCTTGTTGGCACATTGGTAAGAAAAGCGGTTTCGTCGTTTTTGATTGAATTCGTAGAACGAACCAACGCGCTTATTGAACACAGCCTAAGTCCGAAGAGTATCTCGTGGCGATTTAGAGCATGGCAGTCGGGTATCAAGTATTCTGAATACGTTGCCTCACAAATCTATCAATATCAGGTTCAGCAGCTTCTGGTTATTCATAGAGAGACCGGAACACTTCTTCACAGTATTTCATCAGATCCTGATAAAGAAAAAGATGCCGATCTCATTTCTTCCATGCTAGTTGCCATTAATGATTTTGTGGCCGACGCTTTTGGCGTAACAAGCACGGAATCAGAAAACGAGCTTGGTGAAATCAAAACAGAAGATTTCACATTACTTATTAAAATTGGCCCCCAGGCTCTACTTGTGGCGGCAGTAACAGGCAGCGTTCCGCCCGAAGTGCGCGGCAAGCTGCAGCAGACGCTAGAAGAGTTTCACCACTTTTACCAACAGCCCTTAGTCAACTATGACGGTGATAACGCCCCCTTTGATGGCTGCGAAACTATTTTGGCCGACTGCTTGGTAAGTGAAAGAAAAGAAGGCGAAGGTAAGAAATCGAAGCGCCTTATCGGCGGCGTTGTACTTCTAGCAATGCTGTTCGCGATAGTTATTCTATCATTTATGCGGCTATCGCTGACTGTATTAAAAAGCGATTTACACGAGCTTGTGCCTCCACCTGGTGTCATCCTTACCGACACTTATATTTCAAACGGAAAAGTACACGCAAAGGTGCTACGAGATCCCGCCGCCACCAGCATTAACCAGTGGTTTAGCGAAAGTGATATTGACTTATCCAGAGTGATTGTTAGTGAAGAGCCGTTTGTCTCGCTCAAATCCCATGTGATATTGCGTAAACTCGAAACGCTGGTTAATGCGTTGCACTTAAGTGAAACAGAAACCTTGTCGCTTAACGCTAAAGAGGATAATAACGCAGTGATTTCGGGAAGCGTATTCGCCTCAACCGCTCAGCGCTTTACCCAACGAATGGGGCGTATTCCAGGTATTTCGTCAATTCATGTAGATACGGATGCGCTTAACGTAAAAGCAGCCCATCAAATCGACAATGCTGTTATACAAAAAGCGGCGCTAAACCGGTTAGTTAATAAAATTTCTTCGCAAACTGTACTTTTTGCTACTAACCAACAAGTGCTTTCTGAAGTACAGTTAGCCAAATTAGAATCACTGGCTAACGAAATAAAGCAACTTTTATCTCTTGCCAACAAAACCAATACGGTTGTTAGCATTATGGTAATGGGTGCCAGTGACAACTCAGGTTCAAGTGCACGAAATCGTGAGCTTAGCCAAAAACGCGCAGAGAATGTTGTGAATTCATTAATTTCACTTGGTGTAGAAAGTGATATCCTTATACCTGTAAGCTTAGGAGAGCTACCATTGCAAAACGCATCAATGGGACGTTCAGTTATGTTAAACGTATTAATATCCAGTGAGCTGTAG